One window from the genome of Dermacentor silvarum isolate Dsil-2018 chromosome 5, BIME_Dsil_1.4, whole genome shotgun sequence encodes:
- the LOC119453084 gene encoding DNA-directed RNA polymerase I subunit RPA49, with protein MAPKKWRLTAVQGPTCVPVVSFSHGSLNASTRLPTTVYEQKVTTAGRSKTRRILASEADGLEYIGENYGEHGLRANAQCNHFVAVENVSTGAVSLYPADLISMRPYFARSAPSDNASKAPDSKTFREKVDALATAFGSKRKRKAVETRLRLNVEEDTLHETTASTLAAVKDSLAALENDSTGGGKSSTLVVDSIPPQNRQATIPQDVYRIEDVIPPEHNDYLDEVAQPLLNATPDEIAQWRSDATYPEYVINRVQRLSRDPENRAIEARLLVFYCMLVSISRLRYTDVKKKDPIPDIAQPLKGILLDTFTLTARSERGVTSRSFPQRMKDKVLAYILVVVLILEDYKFDFKTVQLDTKASDRTLTTLAYALGCHVGTKKEPGSRLGSKFLELKLPLVDPSQHQKAKRGRM; from the coding sequence ATGGCACCTAAGAAGTGGCGCTTGACAGCGGTGCAGGGACCAACATGCGTACCGGTCGTCTCTTTCTCGCACGGCTCGCTAAATGCTTCGACGCGGCTGCCGACCACCGTCTACGAGCAAAAGGTGACCACTGCCGGCCGCTCCAAGACCCGGCGCATCCTTGCCTCCGAAGCCGACGGCTTGGAGTATATCGGCGAGAACTACGGCGAACACGGACTCCGCGCCAATGCGCAATGCAACCACTTCGTGGCCGTCGAGAACGTGAGCACGGGAGCCGTCTCGCTTTACCCGGCCGACCTGATCAGCATGCGGCCTTACTTCGCTAGATCGGCGCCGAGCGACAACGCCTCGAAAGCGCCGGACAGCAAGACGTTTCGCGAGAAAGTCGACGCCCTCGCGACAGCCTTCGGTAGCAAGCGCAAGAGGAAGGCGGTCGAAACGCGTCTCCGTCTCAACGTCGAAGAAGACACGCTTCACGAAACCACAGCCAGCACGCTGGCCGCCGTCAAGGACAGCCTGGCGGCGCTAGAAAACGACTCGACAGGCGGCGGCAAGTCTTCGACGCTGGTCGTCGATTCGATACCGCCGCAGAACCGCCAAGCCACGATCCCCCAGGACGTGTACCGGATCGAAGACGTCATCCCGCCAGAGCACAACGACTACCTCGACGAAGTGGCCCAGCCTCTGCTGAACGCGACGCCCGACGAGATCGCCCAGTGGAGATCGGATGCCACCTACCCCGAGTACGTCATCAACCGCGTCCAACGCCTTTCCAGGGACCCCGAGAACCGAGCCATCGAGGCCAGGCTTCTAGTCTTCTACTGCATGCTGGTCTCGATCTCACGGTTGAGGTACACcgacgtgaaaaagaaggacCCGATACCCGACATAGCGCAACCGCTCAAAGGGATCCTCCTGGACACGTTCACGCTGACAGCCCGTAGCGAGCGGGGCGTGACGTCACGTAGCTTTCCGCAGCGAATGAAGGACAAGGTGCTCGCCTACATCCTGGTGGTCGTGCTGATACTGGAGGACTACAAGTTCGACTTCAAGACGGTCCAGCTCGACACCAAGGCGTCGGACAGGACTCTGACGACGCTGGCGTACGCGCTCGGATGTCACGTGGGCACGAAAAAGGAGCCGGGTTCGCGCTTGGGAAGCAAGTTCCTCGAACTCAAGCTGCCCCTCGTAGATCCCAGTCAGCATCAGAAAGCCAAGAGGGGCAGAATGTGA
- the LOC119453086 gene encoding LOW QUALITY PROTEIN: 60S ribosomal protein L3-like (The sequence of the model RefSeq protein was modified relative to this genomic sequence to represent the inferred CDS: deleted 1 base in 1 codon), with product MGFVPKKRSKRIRGKVKAFPKDDPTKPIHLTAFLGFKAGMTHIVREVDKPGSKVNKKEVVEPVTILEAPPMMIVGVVGYIETPKGLRAFKTIWAEHLSEECRRRFYKNWYKSKKKAFTKSCKRWQEDLGRQEIERDFKKMKKYCKVIRVLAHTQMKLMHRRQKKAHIMEIQVNGGTVGAKIKWAREHMEKPIPVSQVFNQDEMIDVIGVTKGKGFKGVTSRWHTKKLPRKTHKGLRKVACIGAWHPSRVQFTVARAGQKGFHHRTEINKKIYRIGQGVHKKDGKLVINNAATDYDTSNKSITPMGGFPHYGVVNCDYVMLKGCIMGPKKRVITMRKSLLVHTKRTAMEKITLKFIDTSSKFGHGRFQTPAEKHNFMGPLKKDKLKEEGTA from the exons ATGGGCTTCGTGCCCAAGAAGCGTAGCAAGCGCATTCGTGGCAAGGTGAAGGCGTTCCCCAAGGATGACCCGACCAAGCCCATCCACCTGACCGCCTTCCTCGGTTTCAAGGCTGGCATGACGCACATCGTGCGCGAAGTCGACAAGCCCGGATCGA AGGTGAACAAGAAGGAAGTCGTGGAGCCGGTGACCATCCTGGAGGCACCGCCCATGATGATTGTTGGTGTGGTGGGCTACATCGAGACGCCCAAGGGCCTGCGAGCCTTCAAGACCATCTGGGCCGAGCACCTGAGCGAGGAGTGCCGGCGCCGCTTCTACAAGAACTGGTACAAGTCCAAGAAGAAGGCATTCACCAAGAGCTGCAAGCGGTGGCAGGAAGACCTCGGCCGCCAGGAGATTGAGCGAGACTTCAAGAAGATGAAGAAATACTGCAAGGTGATCCGCGTGCTCGCCCACACCCAGATGAAGCTGATGCACAGGCGTCAAAAGAAGGCCCACATCATGGAGATTCAG GTGAACGGTGGCACTGTCGGTGCCAAGATCAAGTGGGCTCGTGAGCACATGGAGAAGCCGATTCCAGTGTCCCAGGTGTTTAACCAAGATGAGATGATTGACGTCATCGGTGTGACCAAGGGCAAGGGCTTCAAGGGAGTGACCAGCCGTTGGCACACCAAGAAGCTGCCGCGCAAGACACACAAGGGTCTGCGCAAG GTTGCTTGCATCGGTGCGTGGCATCCGAGCCGTGTCCAGTTCACCGTGGCCCGTGCCGGTCAGAAGGGCTTCCACCATCGCACA GAGATCAACAAAAAGATCTACCGCATCGGCCAGGGCGTCCACAAGAAGGACGGCAAGCTGGTCATCAACAACGCAGCCACCGACTACGACACCTCCAACAAGAGCATCACTCCCATG GGTGGtttcccccactacggtgtggtGAACTGTGACTACGTGATGCTGAAGGGCTGCATCATGGGTCCCAAGAAGAGGGTCATCACGATGCGCAAG TCTCTGCTGGTGCACACCAAGCGTACCGCCATGGAGAAGATCACACTGAAGTTCATCGACACATCGTCCAAGTTCGGACACGGCCGCTTCCAGACTCCGGCCGAGAAGCACAACTTCATG GGCCCGCTGAAAAAGGACAAGCTGAAGGAAGAAGGAACTGCCTAA